One window of the Runella slithyformis DSM 19594 genome contains the following:
- a CDS encoding FecR family protein, translated as MKTQVTKETLYNYFSGRATVFQKQMIEDWAQERQNRELFYGYLAMWEREHLQYMADPQAALERHRARMAQQNENEPKTEEFVAERRIISSRFMMAASIAFLVLLGGWVFRENLLYKTHTTAYGQTCTLKLEDGSQVVLNANSSLKVPRFGFGPRTREVYLTGEANFAVTHTANHQSFVVKTGRDFDVVVLGTEFVVNTRPAAAKVVLNKGKVQLRYQEGNAQKQLTMKPGDLVTMEVGGKANLRQIAKPQNYAAWQDHRFVFEETTLKEVAQLFEDNFGIPVEIPETELAQWTLSGSFTANNAEELLETLTEAANLSYRKEENKIIITTNP; from the coding sequence ATGAAAACGCAAGTGACCAAAGAAACACTGTACAATTATTTCTCCGGAAGGGCAACTGTTTTTCAGAAGCAGATGATTGAGGATTGGGCACAGGAGCGTCAAAACCGTGAGTTGTTTTACGGCTATTTGGCTATGTGGGAACGCGAACACCTGCAATACATGGCCGACCCGCAGGCCGCTTTGGAGCGGCATCGGGCACGCATGGCGCAGCAAAACGAGAATGAACCGAAAACCGAAGAGTTTGTGGCGGAGCGGCGTATTATTTCATCCCGTTTCATGATGGCGGCTTCGATCGCTTTTCTGGTGCTGTTGGGCGGGTGGGTGTTTAGAGAAAACCTATTGTACAAAACCCATACTACCGCCTACGGGCAAACCTGCACGCTGAAGTTGGAGGACGGAAGCCAAGTGGTGCTCAATGCCAACTCCTCGCTCAAAGTGCCGCGTTTTGGGTTCGGGCCCCGAACTCGGGAGGTGTATCTGACAGGTGAGGCGAATTTTGCCGTGACGCATACCGCTAACCATCAGAGCTTTGTGGTCAAGACCGGGCGCGATTTTGATGTGGTGGTGCTGGGAACGGAATTTGTGGTCAATACCCGTCCTGCTGCGGCCAAAGTAGTGTTGAATAAAGGCAAAGTACAACTGCGCTATCAGGAAGGGAACGCCCAAAAACAACTTACCATGAAGCCCGGTGACCTGGTCACGATGGAGGTCGGGGGGAAAGCGAATCTTCGTCAAATTGCCAAACCCCAAAACTATGCGGCCTGGCAGGACCACCGATTTGTATTTGAAGAAACCACGCTCAAAGAAGTAGCCCAACTCTTTGAAGATAATTTTGGGATACCCGTTGAAATCCCCGAAACGGAGTTGGCCCAATGGACGCTTTCGGGCTCTTTTACGGCCAATAATGCCGAAGAATTGCTGGAAACCCTCACCGAAGCCGCCAATCTGTCGTATCGAAAAGAAGAAAACAAGATCATCATTACCACCAATCCATAA
- a CDS encoding SusC/RagA family TonB-linked outer membrane protein, with product MKRTIQTLLLGVLLGGVQPSFSQLLASAQTTQSKDTPNKPSQKKLKEVLRELKEQYQVDILFFDRNVEGFTVMSNVVKPAAKLEQNLDAVLKPLGLKYKKSKNGGYVIIDKRAERRSEQREARFPETDLPTAPKAIGHAADQALETPFAAVPESAKTVDKIVKGKVTDAEKGEALPGVNVIIKGTQRGTVTNAEGEFSVNVADNAVVLVFSFVGYAAQEIQVGDRSQIPVLLKIDDKSLEEVVVVGYGTAKKKDLTGAVSSVNIEDTRLQPNTNAAQILRGTTAGVQVTDNGRPGQAGSIRIRGINSISASTAPLIVLDGIIYAGGNLADINPNDIESIDVLKDASSTAIYGSLATNGVIEITTKKGKSGKPKFSLNSYLGASDYAYLPNYRNAEQYLAARKDAELAEGGAVPFSVIELANIAAGKTINPFEEIKQAAPMYNYELSVSGKTDRVNYFFSGAYTGSKSPVKGDNFTRLSSRLNLGVQATDWLKIGINSGFSSRDNSGIRASLLNTSYLSPYASLFLADGVSPNPLPQSWGLVSNPILGTLLDDNKAVTNILFSNAYADVSVWKGVSYKLNAGYTRTDSKSFFYSPSYAPLNRPGSGSKRHGENQNMTLENIVKYQQRIAKNHSLDLTLLYGVYQLTSQSSFLSSQNIFNDALGYNALEIGEGFTIDASAAQNRQISSMARVGYTIASKYFFTLSMRRDGYSAFGAGKKYGVFPAAAFSWNISDEDFFRNIKKIDFLKLRASWGRNGNRGVSEYSSLSQVGQNNYVFGNGSPTSVGLSTTTLANPNLGWETTESFNVGADIQAFSKRITASVNFYSSNTFDLLLNQTIPNTNGFENFLRNIGETKNTGFELDLKTVNIQKGDFTWNTNLAFSLNRNKVVKLTGRDINKDGVEDDDIASGWFIGYPLGSNFDYVFDGIFQQGEDLSLIPGAKAGDIRFKDISGPNGVPDGKITPADRMVVNNNQAKFNLGITNIFNYKNFSLSAALNIREGGYSSNSLINPGSNFFDQANFLNTPYWTPENPINTNPRINYRNPLGYGFYQDRSFVRLQDVSLSYNVPEKWINKIKISGLQVYVSGKNLHTWTKWDGWDPEFGGGGRDPGNNGPLLKTFVGGINVSF from the coding sequence ATGAAAAGAACAATACAAACCTTGTTGTTGGGTGTATTGCTGGGAGGAGTACAGCCAAGTTTTTCACAACTGTTGGCCAGTGCGCAAACCACCCAAAGCAAAGACACTCCCAATAAACCTTCCCAAAAGAAACTGAAAGAAGTTTTGCGCGAACTCAAAGAGCAGTATCAGGTCGATATTTTGTTTTTTGACCGCAACGTGGAAGGATTCACCGTGATGAGTAACGTGGTCAAACCCGCTGCTAAGTTGGAACAAAACCTCGACGCGGTACTCAAGCCGTTGGGATTGAAATATAAAAAATCAAAGAACGGCGGTTACGTCATTATTGACAAACGTGCCGAAAGGAGGTCGGAGCAAAGGGAGGCGCGATTTCCCGAAACTGACCTTCCAACCGCCCCGAAAGCCATAGGCCACGCCGCCGATCAGGCTCTGGAAACACCTTTTGCTGCCGTACCGGAATCAGCCAAAACGGTTGATAAAATCGTGAAAGGTAAGGTGACCGATGCCGAAAAAGGCGAAGCCCTGCCGGGAGTAAATGTAATCATCAAAGGAACCCAACGCGGTACGGTGACCAATGCAGAAGGGGAGTTTTCGGTGAATGTGGCCGATAATGCGGTCGTTCTGGTCTTTAGTTTTGTGGGCTATGCGGCACAGGAAATACAGGTAGGGGATCGTAGCCAAATACCTGTTTTACTGAAGATTGATGATAAATCGCTGGAGGAAGTAGTGGTGGTAGGCTACGGAACTGCCAAAAAGAAAGACCTCACCGGCGCTGTTTCGAGTGTTAATATTGAAGATACACGGCTTCAACCCAACACCAACGCCGCCCAAATTTTGAGAGGTACCACGGCGGGGGTTCAGGTGACAGACAATGGAAGACCCGGGCAGGCCGGCAGCATCCGAATCAGAGGTATCAATTCTATTTCGGCCAGCACGGCCCCCCTCATTGTATTGGATGGAATTATTTACGCCGGCGGCAATTTGGCGGATATTAATCCCAATGACATTGAATCCATTGATGTATTAAAAGATGCCAGCTCTACGGCTATTTATGGCTCATTGGCAACGAACGGTGTTATCGAAATCACGACTAAAAAAGGAAAATCCGGCAAACCTAAGTTTTCCCTGAATTCTTACCTGGGGGCGTCTGATTATGCTTATCTTCCCAATTACAGGAACGCAGAGCAGTACTTGGCCGCCCGCAAAGACGCCGAACTTGCCGAAGGGGGCGCGGTGCCCTTTTCTGTCATAGAGTTGGCAAACATTGCCGCCGGAAAAACCATCAATCCTTTTGAGGAGATCAAACAGGCGGCACCGATGTACAATTACGAATTGAGTGTATCCGGCAAGACCGATCGAGTTAATTACTTTTTTTCGGGAGCTTATACGGGTTCTAAATCACCGGTCAAAGGAGATAATTTTACGCGTTTGTCAAGCAGGTTGAACTTGGGTGTACAGGCCACCGACTGGCTGAAGATCGGGATCAATTCGGGTTTTTCTTCAAGAGATAACTCAGGGATAAGAGCTTCGCTGTTAAACACTTCGTACTTAAGCCCTTATGCAAGTTTGTTTTTAGCCGATGGCGTATCGCCTAACCCGCTTCCTCAAAGTTGGGGCCTCGTATCGAATCCTATTTTGGGTACGCTCTTAGATGACAATAAAGCAGTGACAAATATTTTGTTTTCCAATGCTTATGCCGATGTAAGTGTTTGGAAAGGGGTATCTTACAAATTGAATGCAGGATACACTCGAACAGACTCCAAAAGCTTTTTTTACAGCCCATCATACGCCCCTTTGAACAGACCCGGTTCGGGTTCAAAAAGACACGGAGAAAATCAAAATATGACGTTGGAGAACATCGTAAAGTACCAACAAAGAATAGCAAAAAATCACAGCCTTGATTTGACACTATTGTATGGAGTTTATCAATTGACAAGTCAATCGTCTTTTTTGTCAAGTCAAAACATATTTAATGATGCTTTAGGGTACAATGCTTTAGAAATTGGTGAAGGTTTCACCATTGATGCAAGTGCTGCCCAAAACCGTCAAATTTCAAGCATGGCAAGGGTTGGCTATACTATCGCGAGTAAATATTTTTTCACCTTAAGTATGCGTAGAGATGGTTATTCGGCCTTTGGCGCAGGAAAAAAATACGGGGTATTTCCGGCCGCTGCATTCAGCTGGAACATAAGTGATGAAGATTTTTTCAGGAACATCAAAAAAATAGATTTCCTGAAACTGCGGGCTTCGTGGGGAAGAAATGGAAACCGGGGCGTGAGTGAATATTCGTCGTTAAGTCAGGTAGGGCAAAACAACTATGTGTTTGGCAATGGCTCACCCACCTCCGTTGGTTTGAGTACCACTACCCTTGCCAATCCCAATCTTGGATGGGAAACCACCGAAAGTTTTAACGTTGGGGCTGATATTCAGGCTTTTTCAAAAAGAATCACCGCTTCCGTCAATTTTTATTCCTCCAATACGTTTGACCTGCTCCTCAATCAGACCATTCCCAATACCAATGGCTTTGAGAATTTTTTAAGAAATATTGGTGAAACAAAAAATACCGGCTTTGAATTAGACCTAAAAACCGTCAATATTCAAAAAGGTGACTTTACCTGGAATACGAATCTGGCTTTTTCATTGAACCGAAACAAGGTAGTAAAATTGACCGGTCGAGATATCAACAAAGACGGTGTAGAGGATGATGATATTGCGAGTGGTTGGTTCATCGGCTATCCGTTAGGGTCTAACTTCGATTATGTATTCGATGGTATTTTTCAGCAAGGCGAAGACCTTTCTTTAATTCCCGGCGCCAAAGCCGGCGATATTAGATTTAAAGACATCAGCGGCCCTAATGGCGTGCCCGATGGTAAAATCACCCCGGCCGACCGAATGGTGGTCAACAATAATCAGGCTAAATTTAACTTGGGGATCACCAATATATTCAACTACAAAAACTTCAGCCTTTCTGCTGCTCTGAATATCAGAGAAGGTGGGTACAGTTCCAATTCACTTATCAATCCCGGCTCTAACTTTTTTGACCAGGCCAATTTCCTGAATACCCCCTATTGGACTCCTGAAAACCCGATCAATACAAATCCAAGAATCAATTACCGTAATCCATTGGGGTATGGCTTTTATCAGGACCGAAGCTTCGTGAGACTACAGGATGTGTCGCTGTCATATAATGTGCCCGAAAAATGGATCAATAAAATTAAAATTTCGGGTTTACAAGTGTACGTCAGTGGCAAAAACCTACATACATGGACGAAATGGGACGGTTGGGACCCTGAATTTGGCGGCGGAGGCCGAGACCCCGGCAATAATGGTCCATTGCTGAAAACCTTCGTAGGTGGTATTAATGTATCATTTTAG
- a CDS encoding polysaccharide pyruvyl transferase family protein: protein MNTDNRREFLKKTTLSFLPFVLPAGAEGESKGAHHSFKNPTILLRSSWNDNNIGDIGHTPGTLRLLERYVPEAQIILWHAQPRPVTEALIAKNFPKVKIVQGAFFNQDESVTGDLKAAFEQADLYIHNSGMPMNYGLFNYEWDSTLSNLAPFYYCIENNIPFGLYGQSFDKFAPPSMSLYRDVLNRAAFIYCRDSDSVKFLKDNQFKTPILEFGPDGCFGIDVRDEEKGLAFLKQSGLEDGKFLVVVVRTNTPHLYASGKGDLMNPAPTPEQQQQDSLRLGKVKDLITQWVQTTGLKVLIAPEALKETKYAKTMLYDQLDADIKAKVVCRETFWSADEAMSVYARAHCMFGMEPHSLIMGLALGVPVVHARPLKHGRKGWMFRDIGVPEWLFEIDQDPSTAITGAVMAIHQNYPTAKAKAKKAMDFVKNRQKETMSVVKKLVLT, encoded by the coding sequence ATGAATACAGACAATCGCCGGGAGTTTCTCAAAAAAACAACTTTATCTTTTCTTCCTTTTGTGCTCCCTGCGGGTGCAGAAGGGGAAAGCAAAGGCGCACATCATTCATTCAAAAACCCGACCATTCTGCTGCGGTCGTCGTGGAATGACAACAATATCGGGGACATCGGCCATACGCCCGGTACGCTGCGACTCTTGGAACGCTACGTGCCCGAAGCCCAAATCATCCTGTGGCACGCCCAGCCGCGTCCTGTGACGGAGGCGCTGATCGCCAAAAATTTCCCCAAGGTGAAGATCGTTCAGGGGGCATTTTTCAATCAGGATGAGTCGGTAACGGGAGACTTGAAAGCGGCGTTTGAGCAGGCAGACCTCTACATTCATAATTCGGGAATGCCCATGAATTACGGTCTGTTCAATTACGAATGGGACTCGACCCTATCCAACCTCGCGCCGTTTTATTACTGCATCGAAAACAACATTCCGTTTGGGCTGTACGGACAGTCGTTTGATAAATTTGCACCGCCTTCGATGTCGCTTTATCGCGATGTGCTCAACCGTGCTGCTTTTATTTATTGTAGGGATAGCGATTCGGTCAAGTTTCTGAAAGACAATCAATTCAAAACCCCAATTCTTGAATTTGGCCCTGATGGCTGTTTTGGTATTGACGTTCGTGATGAAGAAAAAGGCTTGGCCTTTCTCAAACAGTCAGGATTGGAAGACGGGAAGTTTTTGGTGGTGGTGGTTCGTACCAACACCCCGCATTTGTATGCTTCCGGCAAGGGTGATCTGATGAACCCCGCCCCAACCCCCGAGCAGCAGCAGCAGGACAGCCTGCGGCTCGGTAAAGTGAAAGACCTCATCACGCAATGGGTACAGACCACCGGCCTCAAAGTGCTGATTGCGCCCGAGGCACTCAAAGAAACAAAATACGCCAAAACCATGCTTTACGACCAACTTGACGCGGATATTAAAGCCAAGGTCGTTTGTCGCGAAACCTTCTGGAGCGCCGACGAAGCCATGTCGGTCTACGCCCGGGCGCATTGCATGTTTGGAATGGAGCCGCACTCGCTGATTATGGGTTTGGCTTTGGGCGTACCCGTCGTTCACGCCCGTCCGTTGAAGCACGGCCGCAAAGGTTGGATGTTTCGAGACATCGGCGTGCCCGAGTGGCTGTTTGAAATTGACCAAGACCCATCAACGGCTATTACGGGAGCCGTTATGGCTATTCATCAAAACTATCCCACCGCCAAAGCAAAAGCCAAAAAAGCCATGGATTTCGTAAAAAACCGACAAAAAGAAACCATGTCTGTGGTGAAAAAACTGGTATTAACCTAA
- a CDS encoding RagB/SusD family nutrient uptake outer membrane protein: MKNTINKITIAVLCLLATTSCTDEFLNEVPLDRFSPENLLTNAAGFDAAVVALYEGARQEHTIGSTNFEYMTVGTDQTQWGRNDARGNKDYSLLNSNLDATIIYWDWAYKQMIVRANLILENIDNPSLNIAEDARKNIKGQALFFRAYTYNFLANIYGGVPIVKERIVEPKFDFVRNSRAEVLSFSAKDLEEATTLLPLDVKDGRIPRAAAFHLLSEVYISLGMETKDASLYDKSISAASKVINKEAGDYQIMTTRFGPAASKPGDVFSDIFADGQVNKSSGNKEVMWAWQFESTTLGGSYTVALANNSIRYWAPEYDRLQTPNRILNISPDSLGRGIGVNSPTNYAKYDVWALDPKDIRNSNFNIRRTFYYNNPADREYFAKPILTRKVNGNLVIVRNDGTPTTIVLDTLRQYYPYFRKIEGAAINGNILSGNTAKDFSRMRVAETYLLRAEAYFRKGDLDNAAKDINVVRARAKASLISSAVVTEDFILDERTRELIVEEPRLRTLIRMGRLVDRVRKYNSAPSVANGPSSGRTIQDFNRYWPIPQKVIDANTGAKLEQNPGY, from the coding sequence ATGAAAAATACAATTAACAAAATAACGATTGCCGTACTTTGCCTGCTTGCCACTACCTCTTGTACAGATGAATTTCTCAATGAAGTCCCCTTGGATAGGTTCAGCCCGGAAAACCTGTTGACCAATGCCGCAGGATTTGACGCCGCAGTAGTGGCACTTTACGAGGGTGCAAGGCAGGAACACACGATTGGTTCTACCAATTTTGAGTACATGACGGTTGGCACCGACCAAACCCAGTGGGGCCGAAATGATGCAAGAGGCAATAAAGATTATAGCTTATTAAATTCAAATTTGGATGCCACCATCATATACTGGGATTGGGCCTATAAACAGATGATTGTGCGGGCTAATTTAATTCTTGAAAATATCGACAACCCTTCGCTGAACATTGCAGAGGATGCCAGAAAAAATATCAAAGGTCAGGCATTGTTTTTCAGGGCGTATACCTATAATTTTTTGGCAAATATCTACGGAGGTGTGCCGATCGTGAAAGAAAGAATTGTAGAGCCAAAATTTGATTTTGTGCGTAATTCAAGGGCAGAAGTACTGAGTTTTTCGGCAAAAGATCTGGAAGAAGCTACGACACTTTTACCCTTAGACGTAAAAGACGGCCGAATACCCCGCGCGGCGGCTTTTCATTTATTGAGCGAAGTGTATATTTCCTTGGGAATGGAAACCAAAGATGCCTCACTGTATGATAAATCCATCAGTGCCGCAAGCAAGGTCATCAACAAAGAAGCCGGTGATTATCAAATTATGACTACTCGGTTTGGCCCGGCGGCGTCTAAACCCGGCGATGTGTTCTCGGATATTTTTGCCGACGGGCAGGTCAATAAATCCTCCGGCAATAAAGAAGTGATGTGGGCCTGGCAGTTTGAGTCCACTACCTTGGGAGGAAGTTATACAGTAGCCTTGGCCAACAACAGTATACGGTATTGGGCACCTGAATATGACAGGCTTCAAACCCCCAACAGAATCCTGAATATATCTCCGGATAGTTTGGGTAGAGGCATTGGGGTAAATTCACCCACCAACTACGCCAAGTATGATGTTTGGGCGTTGGATCCCAAAGATATCAGAAACTCAAATTTTAACATCAGACGTACTTTTTATTATAACAATCCGGCGGATAGGGAATATTTTGCTAAGCCCATTTTAACAAGAAAAGTGAATGGGAATTTAGTTATTGTCAGAAATGACGGAACTCCGACCACCATTGTTCTTGATACGTTAAGACAATATTACCCTTATTTCAGAAAAATTGAAGGGGCTGCCATTAACGGCAATATACTTTCGGGCAATACGGCCAAGGATTTCAGCCGAATGAGGGTGGCTGAAACGTATCTGTTGCGTGCCGAAGCCTATTTTAGAAAAGGCGATTTAGACAATGCTGCCAAAGATATAAACGTGGTACGAGCCAGAGCCAAAGCCTCGTTGATCAGCAGTGCTGTGGTGACGGAAGATTTTATTCTGGATGAACGTACACGAGAACTGATCGTAGAAGAGCCACGGCTACGTACGCTTATTCGTATGGGAAGATTGGTGGATAGGGTTAGAAAATACAACTCAGCCCCTTCTGTGGCAAACGGGCCTTCTTCCGGCAGAACCATTCAGGATTTTAACCGCTATTGGCCCATTCCCCAAAAAGTAATCGATGCCAATACGGGGGCAAAATTGGAGCAAAATCCGGGGTATTAA
- a CDS encoding RNA polymerase sigma-70 factor produces the protein MQEDEDKEQSLFRRNDLGKPSAKQAALDPELMIRKAFEANADAGIALLFQYYYPLLCSHAVRYVSSKAIAEDIVSDIFYEFHSEHLYRTVTTSYRAFLFTAVRHRSFDYVRSEMRRSTSLDSANHYLSPSTSEPDSIIQYEELYHDVEHAISTMPLKRRQIYVMHRFEGKKYQEIATELNLSLRTIEAHLYQAIRQIRTSLKDKWLIMVLLMGHDWFSFL, from the coding sequence ATGCAAGAGGATGAAGATAAGGAACAATCGCTTTTCAGGAGAAACGATTTAGGGAAGCCGTCGGCTAAACAGGCCGCGCTGGACCCTGAATTGATGATTCGAAAGGCTTTTGAGGCGAATGCCGACGCGGGCATTGCGCTGTTGTTTCAGTATTATTATCCTTTGCTTTGCAGCCATGCCGTGCGGTATGTATCCTCAAAAGCGATCGCTGAAGATATCGTTTCGGATATTTTTTACGAGTTTCATTCGGAGCATCTGTACCGAACCGTTACCACTTCTTACCGGGCGTTTTTGTTTACGGCGGTGCGTCACCGGTCCTTTGATTATGTGCGCAGCGAAATGCGCCGCAGTACTTCTCTCGACAGCGCCAATCACTATCTGAGCCCTTCTACGTCGGAGCCGGATTCCATCATTCAGTACGAAGAATTGTATCATGACGTAGAACATGCTATCAGTACCATGCCGCTCAAACGCCGGCAGATCTATGTCATGCATCGCTTTGAAGGAAAGAAATATCAGGAGATTGCCACCGAGTTAAACCTTTCGCTTCGCACCATTGAAGCACATTTATACCAAGCCATTCGCCAGATTCGTACATCGCTGAAAGACAAATGGCTGATAATGGTGCTTTTGATGGGGCATGATTGGTTTTCATTTTTATAA
- a CDS encoding alpha/beta hydrolase, translating to MNISLLRFSVWIALSFALVSARAQQDTITFKNIVYAEADGKKLTLDIYRLKEPKKPYLIVWLHGGAWHSGSKEKPPLGMLAHGYALASVDFRASTEKAFPGPVHDIKAAIRFLRARAADYGYRSDKIIIWGASSGGHLAALVATTNNHPALEGTLGNYLTASSSVQACIDFFGPTNLLTILSQSTPHGLNVRLPALAILLGKPVEQVPELAKLASPVYQADAGDPPLLIVHGEQDNQVPINQSIELMSVYKSKNLPVQIEFIPNAGHSGPAYGTKEVMDTMAKFLKGVGF from the coding sequence ATGAATATTTCCCTTCTACGATTTTCAGTATGGATTGCTTTATCTTTTGCATTGGTTTCCGCCCGAGCCCAACAGGATACGATCACCTTCAAAAACATCGTCTACGCCGAAGCCGACGGCAAAAAACTGACGCTGGACATTTACCGACTCAAAGAGCCTAAAAAACCTTACCTGATTGTCTGGCTCCACGGCGGCGCGTGGCACTCGGGAAGTAAAGAGAAGCCGCCGTTGGGAATGCTGGCCCACGGCTACGCGCTGGCAAGCGTGGATTTTCGGGCCAGTACCGAAAAAGCCTTTCCCGGTCCCGTGCATGACATCAAGGCGGCCATTCGGTTTTTGCGCGCCCGCGCCGCCGACTACGGCTACCGATCCGATAAAATCATCATTTGGGGTGCTTCCTCCGGCGGGCATTTGGCGGCCTTGGTGGCTACCACGAACAATCATCCCGCACTGGAAGGGACGCTGGGAAATTACCTCACCGCCTCCTCTTCGGTGCAGGCCTGCATTGATTTCTTCGGCCCCACCAACCTCCTGACCATTCTTAGCCAATCCACCCCGCACGGGCTGAATGTGCGCTTGCCGGCTTTAGCCATTTTACTTGGTAAGCCCGTGGAGCAGGTACCCGAATTGGCCAAACTCGCCAGCCCGGTCTATCAGGCAGATGCCGGCGACCCGCCGCTGTTGATCGTGCACGGCGAGCAGGACAATCAGGTGCCTATCAATCAATCCATCGAACTCATGAGTGTATACAAAAGCAAAAACCTGCCCGTTCAGATCGAATTCATTCCCAACGCCGGGCATTCCGGCCCGGCGTACGGAACCAAAGAAGTGATGGATACAATGGCGAAGTTTTTGAAGGGGGTGGGGTTTTAG